The DNA window AGCGGAAAATAATGCCCGAGCTTGTAGATTTCGGTGAACACTTGCTGCGATGAGAACACGAAGGCAAACAGCGCGCCCTGCACGCAGCCCGCGGCCAGGGCATACCCCAGGGTTTGGCGGTTGGTGATCGTCTGGCGAAAGGCGCCAAGTATCCCGCGGACCGTCAGCGGCTTTCGCTCCGATAGCGGCAGCGTTTCCGGCATTCGCAGCGCGCTCCAGATCAGCGCAAGCGTTCCGTACAGCATCAGCACGATGAAGATGCCGCGCCACTGCGTCAGCAGCATCACCACTTGCCCGAACGACGGCGCGATGACCGGCACGGCGATGAAGACCATCATCGCCAGCGACATGACACTGGCCATGCGGCGGCCGGCGTAGCAGTCGCGAACGATCGAAGTCGCGATCACGCGGGTGGCCGAAGTGCCGAGCCCTTGCAGCGCCCGCGCCAGCAGCAATGTCTCGAAAGAGGGCGCTGCGATCGCAAGCAGACTGGCGATGCAATATAAGGCCATGCCGTCGATCAGGACCGCGCGGCGGCCGAAACGGTCTGACAGCGGTCCCATGACGAATTGGCCGACACCGAAGCCGATCAGGAATGTCGACAGGATCGCCTGCGGCCGGTTGGCAATCTGGATGTGAAACGTCGAGGCGATGTTCGGCAGCGCCGGCAGCATCATGTCCATCGCCAGCGGGTTCAGCGCCATGATCGACGCAATCACGACCACGAATTCGGGAAAGCCCATCGGGCGATGGGTCGATGAAACCCAGTCGTCGGTATTGATCTCAGTCACACGGCGCACCTTGCTGGAAACCCTCAATTTATGGGCTATGCTGCAGTGCACAAGTGGCGTTCAGGGATGGCAGCCCAGCGAAACTGCGTTCCGGGCATTGAACCGGCCGAAATGACCTCCGCGCCGCGTTACGGCGGTTGGCGATGATCGGCTTGCGGCTTATTCTGATCCTGGCTTTCAGGCCGGACGGCGTTTTATGGGGAACGCCGCCTCTCGGCCCGACCACAATTCCTGATCCATGGAGAAATCATGTCGCGCGTGTCCATCAAGACCAAAGACGATCTGCCGGCCGATCTCAGGCCGCTCTGGGACAAGATGACAACCTATGGCGCGTTCGAGAATCAGGCGGGCGTCATGGCGCACCGGCCGCCGATCTTCAAGCATACCTGGTCGCTGCTGGTCGATCTGGCGGATGAGGCCGTCCTGTCGAAGCGCCATCTTGAACTGGCGCTGGTCACGGTGTCGTTGCTGAACAAGTGCACGTACTGCGTGTCGCATCATGCGCCGAAGCTGGCGATCCAGGGCGTCTCGGAAGACGGCGCTGAACGGCTGCTCGATTACAAGGATCATCCGGAGCTCGACGAGGTCGACAAACTGGTGGTCGAATACGCCATCGCTGTCACCCAGAACTGGAACAAGACGCGCGATGAGGTCTTTACGCGCCTGAGGGAGCACTTCTCTGAAGCCCAGATTGTCGAACTGACATGGCGCATCGCGCTATGCGGCGCCTTCAACCGTTTCAATGACATCCTGCAATTCGATATCGAGCAGGGCGTTCCCGTTCGCGAGGCCGCCGAATAATAATTCGGAGCG is part of the Bradyrhizobium canariense genome and encodes:
- a CDS encoding multidrug effflux MFS transporter; protein product: MGFPEFVVVIASIMALNPLAMDMMLPALPNIASTFHIQIANRPQAILSTFLIGFGVGQFVMGPLSDRFGRRAVLIDGMALYCIASLLAIAAPSFETLLLARALQGLGTSATRVIATSIVRDCYAGRRMASVMSLAMMVFIAVPVIAPSFGQVVMLLTQWRGIFIVLMLYGTLALIWSALRMPETLPLSERKPLTVRGILGAFRQTITNRQTLGYALAAGCVQGALFAFVFSSQQVFTEIYKLGHYFPLAFAAIAVGVAIAGFLNARLVGRIGMRVMSHSALAGFVAVAVIMFIAVKADMLPLPLFMALGALMMFSFGLMFANFTALAMEPHGHIAGTASSLYGSITTLLGIGVGTVIGQDYNGTLLPFATGFLLCTLAAFAVVAVAEKGRMFTPHGSTVSGPS
- a CDS encoding carboxymuconolactone decarboxylase family protein, translated to MSRVSIKTKDDLPADLRPLWDKMTTYGAFENQAGVMAHRPPIFKHTWSLLVDLADEAVLSKRHLELALVTVSLLNKCTYCVSHHAPKLAIQGVSEDGAERLLDYKDHPELDEVDKLVVEYAIAVTQNWNKTRDEVFTRLREHFSEAQIVELTWRIALCGAFNRFNDILQFDIEQGVPVREAAE